A window of Mucilaginibacter paludis DSM 18603 contains these coding sequences:
- the kynU gene encoding kynureninase has product MNYQNTLAFARELDEQDNLAGFRNEFIIPQHHGRDMIYLCGNSLGLQPKATAGVIAEQLSNWGSLAVEGWFEGDSPWMHYHKKLTEPLAAIVGALNTEVVAMNTLTVNLHFLLVSFYRPTAKKYKILMEGGAFPSDQYAIESQVHFHGYQPDDAIIEVFPRAGEDTLRTEDIIRTIHDHADDLALVLFGGINYYTGQFYDLEQITQAAHQVGAYAGFDLAHAAGNVPLQLHHWQVDFACWCSYKYMNSSPGGISGAFIHEKHFGNKELNRFAGWWGYREDKRFEMKPGFKPQEGAEGWQVSCSPLLLMAAHKASLNVFEKAGYIEPLRKKSKLLTGYLEYLIEGINTAHQKQLFKIITPKNENERGCQLSIVCDNGKAIFDQLVEGGVLGDWREPDVIRLSPIPLYNSFEDVYLAGKLLAGSVTQFFAE; this is encoded by the coding sequence ATGAATTATCAAAATACTTTAGCCTTTGCACGCGAATTAGATGAGCAAGATAATCTTGCCGGTTTTAGAAACGAATTTATCATCCCCCAGCATCACGGTCGGGATATGATTTACCTCTGCGGTAATTCACTTGGCTTGCAGCCCAAAGCTACTGCCGGCGTAATTGCTGAGCAGTTAAGCAACTGGGGTAGCTTAGCCGTTGAAGGTTGGTTTGAAGGGGATAGCCCCTGGATGCATTACCACAAAAAATTAACAGAACCTTTAGCGGCCATAGTGGGTGCCCTGAATACCGAGGTAGTAGCCATGAATACCCTCACCGTAAATCTTCATTTTTTACTGGTTAGCTTTTACAGGCCCACAGCAAAAAAATATAAAATACTGATGGAGGGCGGTGCCTTCCCTTCAGACCAGTACGCCATCGAGAGCCAGGTACATTTTCATGGCTATCAACCTGACGACGCCATTATCGAAGTATTTCCGCGGGCGGGAGAAGATACCTTGCGGACTGAGGATATCATCAGGACGATTCATGATCATGCAGATGACTTGGCCCTGGTGCTGTTTGGTGGGATTAATTATTATACCGGGCAGTTTTATGACCTGGAGCAGATTACCCAGGCGGCGCACCAGGTTGGGGCATACGCAGGTTTTGATTTGGCACACGCCGCAGGCAACGTTCCGCTACAGCTCCATCACTGGCAGGTCGACTTTGCCTGTTGGTGCTCTTACAAGTACATGAACTCAAGTCCGGGCGGCATCAGCGGTGCTTTTATTCACGAAAAACATTTTGGAAATAAGGAGCTGAACCGTTTTGCCGGATGGTGGGGATACAGGGAGGATAAGCGTTTTGAAATGAAGCCTGGTTTTAAGCCTCAGGAAGGCGCGGAAGGTTGGCAAGTGAGTTGCAGTCCGTTGCTCTTAATGGCGGCCCATAAAGCGTCTTTAAATGTGTTTGAAAAAGCTGGTTACATTGAGCCACTTCGTAAAAAGAGCAAATTGCTTACCGGCTACCTGGAATATCTGATAGAAGGGATCAACACGGCGCATCAAAAGCAGTTGTTTAAAATCATCACCCCTAAAAATGAAAATGAGCGCGGCTGCCAGCTATCCATTGTCTGTGATAACGGTAAAGCGATATTTGATCAACTGGTTGAAGGCGGTGTTTTGGGCGACTGGCGCGAGCCGGATGTGATCCGCCTGAGCCCGATACCCTTATACAATTCGTTTGAAGATGTTTATTTAGCCGGAAAGCTTTTGGCTGGGAGCGTCACTCAGTTTTTTGCAGAGTAA
- a CDS encoding histone deacetylase family protein, translating to MLKIAYHPIYAHPLPEGHRFPMLKYELIPQQLLHEGVITSDNLFSPDAVDEATILLSHQKDYWEQLRDLTLSAKEQRRIGFPLSARLVEREVRIAKGTIDGCYFAFEHGVAFNVAGGTHHAGSNWGEGFCMLNDQAIAANYLLAEKLATSVLIVDLDVHQGNGTAQIFENESRVFTFSMHGANNFPSRKEKSDLDLPLPDGTSDDQFLSLLKNTLPQLIEQQKPDFIFYLAGVDVLESDKLGKLALSKEACKARDRFVFEQCMQNRIPVQVSMGGGYSPQIKDIVEAHCNTFKVADELYF from the coding sequence ATGCTGAAAATAGCTTACCATCCAATTTATGCACATCCGCTTCCCGAGGGGCACCGTTTTCCGATGCTGAAGTATGAACTGATACCGCAGCAGCTATTGCACGAAGGGGTTATCACCAGCGATAATTTATTTTCGCCGGATGCTGTTGATGAAGCTACTATCCTGCTCAGTCACCAAAAAGATTATTGGGAGCAACTTCGCGATTTAACCTTGTCTGCTAAAGAGCAAAGGCGTATCGGTTTTCCCTTATCTGCCCGTTTAGTGGAGCGGGAAGTGCGGATTGCTAAAGGTACTATTGACGGCTGTTATTTTGCCTTTGAACATGGTGTCGCCTTTAATGTAGCCGGAGGAACGCATCATGCGGGTAGCAATTGGGGCGAGGGTTTTTGTATGCTGAACGATCAGGCCATTGCTGCCAACTATCTGCTGGCAGAAAAATTAGCAACCTCCGTTTTAATTGTCGATTTAGATGTACATCAGGGGAACGGCACGGCGCAGATCTTTGAAAACGAAAGCCGTGTATTCACTTTCTCGATGCATGGCGCCAACAATTTCCCATCCCGTAAGGAAAAATCAGACCTGGACTTACCCTTGCCCGATGGTACTTCGGATGATCAGTTTTTAAGCCTCCTCAAAAATACCCTTCCCCAATTAATCGAACAGCAAAAGCCCGATTTTATATTTTACCTGGCCGGAGTTGATGTTTTAGAAAGTGATAAATTAGGCAAACTCGCCCTGAGCAAAGAGGCCTGCAAAGCCCGCGACCGTTTTGTTTTTGAGCAATGCATGCAAAATAGAATCCCCGTCCAGGTAAGTATGGGCGGCGGTTACTCACCGCAAATTAAAGATATTGTAGAAGCGCACTGCAATACTTTTAAAGTAGCGGATGAACTTTATTTTTGA
- a CDS encoding MATE family efflux transporter, translated as MKQLYTKYKPHYRDNLSLAIPVVISQLGHMLVQTSDSVIIGHFAGTTALAAVSLAGSVFMVILVTGLGISYAITPLIAQANGRKNYSECGQLLFNSLLINLFTALVLFGVVYFGSRLALDNLNQAPEVITLAKPFLLLLGVSIVPLMIFNTFKQFAEGLGFTKQAMKISIWGNLLNIFLGIIFVKGMFGITPMGVRGVGYSTLIDRCVMATVMSLYVLRSARFKVYLKDFALRSFSRVRSWQLLRLGAPVAMQYTFEISAFAGANILIGTISAVDQAAHQVAISLASITYMMASGLSSAAAIKSGNNFGAKNFAGLRLSAISSYHIVLGFMSVTALIFMFGNHILPWIYTSDQQVIQVAAQLLILAAIFQLFDGAQVVGLGILRGMGDVNYPTLITFLAYWVLGLPFGYWLGFHLHLGAIGVWCGLVLGLGVASLLLFARFQVISKRISL; from the coding sequence ATGAAACAGCTTTATACCAAATACAAACCTCATTACCGCGATAATTTAAGCCTGGCCATACCGGTTGTGATATCACAACTGGGCCACATGCTGGTGCAAACGTCGGATAGCGTGATTATCGGCCATTTTGCAGGCACCACGGCCCTGGCTGCAGTTTCGCTGGCTGGCAGTGTTTTTATGGTGATCCTGGTAACTGGCCTGGGTATATCTTACGCCATAACGCCTTTAATAGCTCAGGCTAACGGCCGTAAAAATTACAGCGAATGCGGGCAACTGCTTTTTAACAGCCTGCTTATTAACCTGTTTACTGCCCTTGTACTTTTTGGGGTGGTGTACTTTGGCTCGCGGCTCGCGCTCGATAACCTGAACCAGGCGCCCGAAGTGATTACCCTGGCTAAGCCTTTTTTGTTGTTGCTGGGAGTATCAATCGTCCCCCTGATGATATTTAATACCTTTAAGCAATTTGCAGAGGGGCTTGGCTTTACCAAACAGGCCATGAAGATCTCCATCTGGGGAAACCTGCTTAATATTTTCCTCGGGATAATTTTTGTAAAGGGCATGTTTGGCATTACACCAATGGGGGTACGCGGGGTTGGGTACAGCACCCTGATTGACCGTTGTGTGATGGCCACGGTAATGAGCCTCTACGTTTTAAGATCGGCCCGTTTTAAGGTTTATTTAAAAGATTTTGCCCTGCGCAGCTTTAGCCGTGTGCGCAGCTGGCAGTTGTTGCGATTGGGCGCTCCGGTTGCCATGCAATATACCTTCGAGATCAGCGCTTTTGCAGGCGCCAATATTTTGATAGGAACCATCAGCGCCGTTGATCAGGCGGCCCACCAGGTAGCCATCAGCCTGGCCTCCATCACCTACATGATGGCCAGCGGCCTGTCGTCGGCAGCGGCCATTAAATCGGGCAATAACTTTGGCGCCAAAAATTTTGCGGGCCTAAGGCTCTCGGCCATATCAAGCTACCACATTGTATTAGGCTTTATGTCGGTAACGGCACTGATCTTTATGTTTGGTAACCATATTTTACCCTGGATCTACACCTCCGACCAACAGGTAATTCAGGTAGCCGCGCAGTTACTTATCCTGGCCGCCATATTCCAGTTGTTTGATGGGGCGCAGGTTGTAGGGCTCGGCATTTTACGCGGCATGGGCGATGTAAACTACCCTACCCTCATCACCTTTCTGGCTTATTGGGTACTGGGTTTACCTTTTGGCTATTGGTTGGGCTTCCACCTGCACTTAGGCGCAATTGGCGTTTGGTGCGGCCTGGTGCTGGGCCTCGGGGTAGCATCGTTACTGCTGTTTGCACGGTTCCAGGTGATTAGTAAGCGGATTAGCCTGTAG
- a CDS encoding TCR/Tet family MFS transporter: MDQPVKTKRPAALGFIFITLLIDVTGFGIIIPVFPKLIQHLVHGDLSTAARYGGYLTVAYAVMQFLFAPVIGNLSDKYGRRPVLLGSLLGFGVDYLFLAFAPTIWWLFLGRVIAGITGASFTTATAYIADISTNENRAQNFGMVGAAFGMGFIIGPVLGGVLGNYSTQLPFIAASALALLNALYGYFVLPESLPADKRRKFELSRANPIGSLVQLGRYPAVLGLITSYVLIYLAAQSVQTVWTFYTMEKFNWSEAWVGYSLGFIGLLVGAVQGGLTRLVIPKLGNQRSVTLGLLLYSIGLILFAFASKSWMMFAFSIPYCLGGIAGPALQGIITAEVPANEQGELQGGLTSLVSLTSIAGPFIMTTLFAYFTGKNAPLQFPGAPFMLGAICMLLATVFAVRSFKRNIA; this comes from the coding sequence ATGGATCAACCAGTTAAAACAAAGCGCCCGGCGGCGTTGGGTTTCATTTTTATCACGTTGCTTATTGATGTTACGGGTTTCGGAATCATCATACCCGTTTTCCCCAAACTAATCCAGCACCTGGTTCATGGCGACCTGAGCACAGCTGCCCGGTACGGAGGCTACCTTACCGTTGCCTATGCCGTTATGCAATTTTTATTTGCACCGGTAATTGGCAACCTGAGCGACAAGTACGGTCGCCGCCCGGTTTTGCTCGGATCACTTTTAGGGTTCGGGGTGGATTATCTTTTTCTGGCCTTTGCCCCTACCATCTGGTGGCTGTTTCTGGGCCGTGTTATTGCCGGCATCACCGGGGCAAGCTTTACCACGGCTACCGCCTATATAGCTGATATCAGCACAAACGAAAACCGTGCGCAAAACTTTGGCATGGTGGGCGCCGCCTTTGGCATGGGCTTTATTATAGGCCCTGTTTTGGGTGGCGTTTTAGGAAACTACAGTACGCAACTGCCGTTTATAGCGGCCTCGGCCCTGGCCTTGTTAAATGCCCTGTACGGGTATTTTGTGTTGCCAGAATCGCTGCCTGCGGATAAGAGGCGAAAATTTGAGCTAAGCCGCGCTAACCCGATAGGCTCGTTGGTGCAATTGGGCAGATATCCGGCTGTTTTAGGTTTAATTACCTCGTACGTGCTTATTTACCTGGCAGCGCAATCCGTACAAACCGTATGGACATTTTATACGATGGAGAAATTTAACTGGAGCGAAGCCTGGGTTGGCTATTCGTTAGGTTTTATCGGCTTGCTGGTTGGGGCCGTACAAGGTGGGCTTACCCGCTTAGTTATCCCGAAGCTGGGTAACCAGCGAAGCGTTACCTTGGGCTTATTACTCTACAGCATCGGCCTGATCTTGTTTGCTTTTGCCAGTAAAAGCTGGATGATGTTTGCATTTTCTATCCCCTATTGCCTGGGCGGTATTGCCGGACCGGCTTTGCAGGGCATTATTACGGCCGAAGTACCGGCTAACGAGCAGGGCGAGCTGCAAGGAGGCCTAACCAGCTTGGTAAGCCTTACCTCTATTGCGGGGCCGTTTATCATGACTACCCTTTTTGCTTATTTCACGGGCAAAAATGCGCCGCTGCAATTTCCGGGGGCTCCATTTATGCTGGGGGCTATTTGTATGCTTTTAGCCACCGTTTTTGCCGTACGCAGTTTTAAACGGAATATTGCTTAA
- a CDS encoding redoxin domain-containing protein: protein MKFIAMLCALPGLFALQYATAQDNRLSLSNNRPAAGQTITFTYNPEGSPLTGKDAIAAEIYYMGKGTAVEDIDMKREGTGWIGKIQIPADTKAFFFKFYKGTEKDKNDQKGFIWPVYKDGKPVSGAYAAEATFYGSLGNYYTGIKKDTSEVIKMYEKEFALYPENENSYKLSYYRYLILTKRPGVDQQIEQEIALLLKSNNERDLMKVQSYFALLNKRSQSDSMTTVIKNKFPDGALVMNDATLAFYKEKDVEKKQRLYDAYTKKYTAEQSARGLIGIDDMKLMLASAYVQGGMYSQFDVYAGQITDKKRLAPMLNSVAYEMAQKGTDLVKAEQLSKQALDMADNDRKNLTQNKPQAYTLTAWNKAANQTYRIYADTYAFILYKQGKYQEALAYQKPVYEISKGPEVSEHYALIVAALGSNREAMDIFETLVKTGKGSKDVRSELKNEYVKVKGSDAGYDEYLAALTEQATAKNREAIAKQAINEPAPIFTIKDLDGKTIALQDLKGKVVIVDFWATWCGPCKASLPAMQMAVNKYKNNPGVVFLFIDTWETDADFITGVKKFVADNKYNDMQVLIDEKGSDGRQSKVVSAYKVSGIPTKFVIDKDGNIRFKVIGFAGSADALVDEVSSMVDIAATPYVAKAKAVAELK, encoded by the coding sequence ATGAAATTCATCGCCATGCTTTGCGCCTTGCCGGGGCTGTTTGCCCTGCAATACGCCACCGCGCAGGATAACCGCCTGTCGCTATCAAACAATAGGCCTGCCGCGGGCCAAACCATTACTTTTACTTATAACCCCGAGGGTTCTCCATTAACAGGTAAGGACGCTATAGCGGCAGAAATTTATTATATGGGTAAAGGTACGGCGGTTGAGGATATTGATATGAAACGTGAAGGCACCGGGTGGATAGGTAAAATTCAAATTCCGGCGGATACAAAAGCTTTCTTTTTTAAGTTTTATAAAGGAACTGAAAAAGATAAAAACGACCAGAAAGGATTTATATGGCCGGTATATAAAGACGGTAAACCGGTATCTGGCGCATACGCAGCCGAAGCTACCTTTTATGGCAGTTTAGGTAATTATTATACCGGCATCAAAAAAGATACTTCTGAAGTCATTAAAATGTATGAAAAAGAATTTGCGCTTTATCCTGAAAACGAAAATTCTTACAAGTTGAGTTATTATCGTTATTTAATATTAACCAAAAGGCCCGGTGTTGACCAGCAAATTGAACAAGAAATTGCCCTTTTGCTAAAAAGCAATAACGAAAGGGACCTCATGAAGGTACAATCTTACTTTGCGCTTTTAAACAAACGGTCCCAGTCGGATTCTATGACAACAGTTATCAAAAATAAATTCCCGGATGGAGCGCTGGTGATGAATGATGCCACCCTTGCTTTTTATAAAGAGAAGGATGTCGAAAAAAAGCAACGTTTATACGATGCCTACACCAAAAAATATACTGCAGAGCAATCTGCCAGAGGGTTGATTGGAATTGATGATATGAAATTGATGCTGGCATCGGCTTATGTGCAAGGTGGGATGTATAGTCAATTTGATGTTTATGCCGGGCAGATAACTGACAAAAAGAGGTTGGCACCTATGTTAAACAGCGTTGCGTACGAGATGGCTCAAAAGGGAACCGATCTGGTTAAGGCTGAGCAATTGTCTAAACAAGCATTGGATATGGCCGATAACGATCGGAAAAATCTGACGCAAAACAAACCGCAGGCTTATACCCTGACTGCCTGGAATAAGGCTGCCAACCAAACTTATCGCATTTACGCCGACACCTATGCGTTTATATTGTACAAGCAGGGGAAATACCAGGAAGCGCTTGCTTACCAGAAGCCCGTTTACGAAATTTCTAAAGGCCCTGAAGTAAGTGAGCACTATGCTTTGATAGTGGCTGCTTTGGGCAGCAACCGGGAAGCGATGGATATTTTTGAAACATTGGTAAAAACTGGAAAAGGCTCAAAGGATGTAAGGAGCGAACTAAAAAACGAATATGTTAAAGTGAAAGGCAGCGATGCGGGCTATGATGAATACCTGGCTGCACTGACCGAGCAAGCTACGGCAAAAAACCGTGAGGCTATAGCTAAACAAGCTATTAATGAACCTGCGCCTATTTTTACAATTAAGGATTTAGATGGAAAAACAATTGCCCTGCAGGATTTAAAGGGTAAGGTAGTGATAGTTGATTTTTGGGCCACCTGGTGCGGCCCGTGTAAGGCATCATTACCAGCCATGCAAATGGCTGTAAATAAATATAAAAACAATCCCGGTGTTGTATTCTTGTTTATTGATACCTGGGAAACTGATGCGGATTTTATTACCGGGGTGAAGAAGTTTGTGGCCGATAACAAGTATAACGATATGCAGGTGCTCATTGACGAAAAAGGAAGTGATGGCAGACAATCGAAAGTGGTTAGCGCCTATAAAGTAAGTGGCATACCTACTAAATTCGTGATCGATAAAGATGGTAATATCAGGTTTAAGGTAATTGGTTTCGCCGGATCAGCCGATGCTTTGGTAGACGAAGTTTCAAGTATGGTGGATATAGCTGCAACGCCTTATGTTGCAAAAGCTAAGGCTGTAGCGGAGCTTAAGTAA
- a CDS encoding LOG family protein, whose protein sequence is MTSEEKIRHAFENKNWQEIKVTDSWQIFKIMAEFVDGFEKMAKIGPCVSIFGSARTKNENPYYKMSETAARLLTERGYGVISGGGPGIMEAANKGAYEAGGKSVGLNIELPFEQFHNKYIDRDKLMEFDYFFVRKVMFMKYSQGFIILPGGFGTMDESFEAITLIQTGKIARFPIVFVGTDYWGGLFKWVEDKMLNAENNIKADDLNLYRVVDTAEEAVEHIFRFYDKYVLKPNF, encoded by the coding sequence ATGACAAGTGAAGAAAAAATCAGACACGCGTTTGAGAATAAGAACTGGCAGGAAATTAAGGTAACTGATAGCTGGCAGATATTTAAGATAATGGCCGAGTTTGTTGACGGCTTTGAGAAGATGGCCAAAATTGGCCCCTGTGTTTCCATATTCGGGTCGGCACGCACCAAAAACGAGAACCCTTATTATAAAATGTCGGAAACCGCAGCACGTTTATTAACCGAACGTGGTTATGGCGTTATATCCGGCGGTGGTCCCGGCATTATGGAAGCTGCCAATAAAGGCGCTTACGAGGCTGGCGGTAAATCGGTAGGTTTAAATATTGAGTTGCCTTTTGAGCAGTTCCACAATAAATATATCGACAGGGATAAACTGATGGAGTTTGATTACTTTTTTGTACGTAAGGTAATGTTTATGAAATACTCGCAAGGCTTTATAATCCTGCCCGGCGGCTTCGGCACCATGGATGAATCGTTTGAGGCTATTACGCTGATCCAAACCGGTAAAATTGCCCGTTTCCCTATCGTTTTTGTAGGCACCGACTATTGGGGCGGTTTATTTAAGTGGGTTGAAGATAAAATGCTGAATGCCGAAAACAACATCAAGGCCGACGATCTGAACTTGTACCGTGTAGTTGATACTGCCGAAGAAGCAGTTGAGCATATCTTCAGGTTCTATGATAAATATGTACTGAAACCGAATTTTTAA
- a CDS encoding sodium:solute symporter, which translates to MSPAILLSFIIGYFLVLILISYLTSRKSSDNDTFFVANRNSKWYLVAFGMIGTALSGVTFISVPGKVGAPTGDQFEYFQFVLGNAAGFIVIATVLLPLYYRLKLTSIYSYIEGALGTWSYKTAAGIFLISRVIGSAFRLYLVVIVLQKFIFDSYHVPFAVTVLICLLLIWSYTYKGGLKTIIITDSLQTFFLVSSVFLSIYFICRSLNMNVFEAADAIKNSSYSKIFFFNDLLANKFHFGKQFMGGLFITIAMVGLDQDLMQKNLSCKNIGEAQKNMFSFTGVFVIINIFFLSVGALLYMYAQKYGITVPKTDYLYPTLALNYLGLVPAVVFMFGLTAATFATTDSALTALTTSFCVDFLNFNKSENVNSKAMVRARHLVHIAFSGLMFLTIIIFNAINNDAVVSAIFKVASYTYGPLLGLYSFGLFVSRRQVEDKLVPFICLISPAVCYFLSLNSKTLFGGYVFDNELIIINGLITFVGLWITSSRKKELVAG; encoded by the coding sequence ATGTCGCCAGCAATACTCCTCTCCTTTATTATCGGTTACTTTTTAGTACTTATCCTCATCTCCTACCTCACATCCAGAAAATCGTCTGACAACGATACGTTTTTCGTAGCCAACCGTAATTCAAAATGGTACCTGGTAGCCTTCGGGATGATAGGTACCGCCTTAAGCGGGGTAACCTTTATATCTGTACCCGGAAAAGTTGGCGCGCCCACCGGCGATCAGTTTGAGTATTTTCAGTTTGTGTTGGGTAACGCTGCCGGGTTTATTGTAATAGCAACCGTATTGCTGCCGCTATATTACCGCTTAAAACTAACCTCCATCTACAGCTATATTGAGGGTGCGCTGGGCACCTGGAGTTATAAAACGGCGGCAGGGATATTTTTAATCAGCCGGGTTATAGGCTCGGCGTTCCGTTTATACCTGGTGGTTATTGTGCTGCAAAAATTTATTTTTGATAGTTACCATGTACCTTTTGCGGTTACGGTGCTCATCTGCTTGTTGCTCATCTGGTCGTACACATATAAAGGCGGGTTAAAAACCATTATTATTACCGATAGTTTGCAAACATTTTTCCTGGTATCGTCGGTTTTCTTATCTATCTACTTTATATGCCGCAGCCTGAACATGAATGTTTTTGAGGCTGCCGATGCCATTAAAAACAGCAGTTACTCGAAAATATTTTTCTTTAACGATCTTTTAGCCAATAAATTCCATTTTGGCAAGCAGTTTATGGGGGGCTTGTTTATTACCATTGCCATGGTGGGTTTGGATCAGGATCTGATGCAGAAAAACCTAAGCTGCAAAAACATCGGCGAAGCACAAAAAAATATGTTCAGTTTTACCGGCGTTTTTGTAATTATCAATATCTTTTTTTTAAGCGTAGGTGCCTTGCTGTATATGTACGCCCAAAAGTATGGTATAACCGTACCCAAAACTGACTACCTATATCCTACCCTCGCTTTAAATTACCTGGGCCTTGTGCCGGCTGTGGTGTTTATGTTTGGCTTAACGGCTGCTACCTTCGCTACTACCGATTCGGCATTGACGGCGTTGACAACATCATTTTGCGTTGACTTTTTAAATTTCAACAAAAGCGAAAACGTGAATAGCAAGGCCATGGTAAGGGCCCGGCACCTGGTACACATTGCCTTTTCGGGGCTCATGTTTTTAACCATCATTATTTTTAACGCCATTAATAACGATGCCGTAGTAAGCGCCATATTCAAAGTCGCCTCGTATACTTACGGCCCGCTACTCGGCCTATATTCGTTTGGCCTATTTGTAAGCCGCAGACAGGTAGAGGATAAACTGGTACCGTTTATTTGTTTGATATCGCCCGCTGTGTGCTACTTTTTAAGCCTGAATTCAAAAACATTATTCGGCGGATACGTATTTGATAACGAATTGATCATTATTAACGGGTTGATCACCTTTGTGGGGCTCTGGATAACATCAAGCAGGAAGAAGGAGTTGGTTGCTGGTTAG
- a CDS encoding four helix bundle protein — MAFRFKVLHVWQKTLGLADEINKLTKSFPIDNLKVIAPPIMLVANATVPGEAKGLNGQTKAGLEQFLRTCAQIGNRS; from the coding sequence ATGGCATTTAGGTTTAAAGTTTTGCACGTATGGCAAAAAACGTTGGGCTTAGCTGACGAAATCAACAAGCTAACCAAATCATTTCCAATAGACAACCTCAAAGTAATTGCTCCCCCAATAATGCTCGTGGCCAACGCTACCGTACCTGGTGAAGCTAAAGGCTTAAATGGCCAAACTAAAGCAGGTTTGGAACAATTTCTCAGAACATGCGCTCAAATCGGCAATAGATCATAG
- the xth gene encoding exodeoxyribonuclease III, whose translation MKIATYNVNGVNGRLPVLLRWLNQTTPDVVCLQELKAPQEKFPEQAIADAGYQAIWHGQKSWNGVAILTRNLQIKEIGRALPGDPEDMHSRYIEAVVNGIHIGCLYLPNGNPAPGPKFDYKLQWFERLKSHAASLLAAGTPVVLTGDYNVMPTELDVYKPERWLDDALFRPETRAAFKDLVDQGWTDAIRKLYPSQKIYTFWDYFRDAYGRDAGLRIDHFLLSPQLDGRLLAAGVDRNVRGWEKTSDHAPVWIELAD comes from the coding sequence ATGAAAATAGCAACTTATAACGTAAACGGTGTTAATGGCCGCCTGCCAGTGCTACTCCGCTGGCTTAATCAAACAACGCCTGATGTGGTTTGTTTGCAGGAGCTCAAGGCCCCGCAAGAAAAATTTCCGGAGCAGGCCATAGCCGATGCCGGCTACCAGGCCATTTGGCACGGGCAAAAAAGCTGGAACGGCGTAGCTATATTAACCCGCAACCTGCAAATTAAAGAAATTGGCCGCGCCCTGCCCGGCGACCCGGAAGATATGCACAGCCGCTATATTGAGGCCGTAGTTAACGGCATCCATATCGGTTGCCTTTACCTGCCCAACGGCAACCCCGCCCCCGGGCCTAAATTTGATTATAAGCTGCAATGGTTTGAAAGGCTTAAAAGCCACGCCGCCAGCTTGCTGGCAGCAGGCACACCAGTAGTATTAACCGGCGATTATAATGTAATGCCTACCGAGCTGGATGTGTACAAACCCGAGCGTTGGCTTGATGATGCCTTGTTCAGGCCCGAAACAAGAGCCGCCTTTAAGGATCTGGTTGACCAGGGTTGGACAGACGCCATCAGGAAACTTTATCCCAGCCAAAAGATATATACCTTTTGGGATTACTTTCGCGACGCCTACGGCCGCGATGCCGGTTTACGCATAGATCATTTTTTGCTTAGCCCCCAACTGGACGGCCGCCTGCTTGCCGCCGGGGTTGACCGCAATGTACGCGGCTGGGAAAAAACAAGCGACCATGCACCCGTTTGGATTGAACTGGCGGATTGA
- a CDS encoding alpha/beta fold hydrolase has protein sequence MDIDVLKRNNVKVFGEGQNAIIFAHGYGADQNAWRYIYEAFAPDYKVVLFDFVGSGQSDQSAYDKAKYHNLNGYASDVLDIAEALNLKDAIFVGHCVSSMVGMLASLEKPGLFKKLVFLGPSACYINDGDYAGGLNPAELDSLFDVMDNNYQGWARAMAPAVIGNPDRPELGEGYTADWIIYDPEVARNFARATFLSDNRRFLPHVNVPSLSLICDEDILATPAAVKYINENTPENTVKELDASGHCPHLSAPVEVIKAIREYIQN, from the coding sequence ATGGATATAGATGTTTTAAAACGAAACAATGTAAAAGTATTTGGCGAAGGCCAGAACGCCATTATTTTTGCCCACGGTTACGGGGCCGACCAAAATGCATGGCGATATATTTATGAAGCTTTTGCGCCCGATTATAAGGTTGTTCTTTTTGATTTTGTTGGGTCGGGCCAGTCGGACCAATCTGCATATGATAAAGCCAAATATCACAACCTGAACGGATACGCCAGCGATGTGCTGGATATAGCCGAAGCGCTCAACTTAAAAGATGCCATTTTTGTAGGGCACTGCGTTAGCAGCATGGTGGGCATGCTGGCATCGTTGGAGAAACCTGGCCTTTTTAAGAAGCTGGTATTTTTAGGCCCTTCGGCCTGCTATATTAACGATGGTGATTATGCAGGGGGGCTAAACCCAGCTGAGCTGGACTCGCTTTTTGATGTGATGGATAACAACTACCAGGGCTGGGCGAGGGCCATGGCGCCTGCGGTGATAGGCAACCCCGACAGGCCCGAACTGGGCGAGGGTTATACCGCAGACTGGATTATTTACGACCCCGAAGTGGCGCGCAACTTTGCAAGGGCCACATTTTTGTCGGACAACCGGCGTTTTTTACCCCACGTTAATGTACCCAGCCTATCGCTGATATGTGACGAAGATATATTGGCGACACCAGCTGCAGTGAAATACATTAATGAGAATACTCCAGAAAATACGGTAAAAGAACTTGATGCATCAGGCCATTGCCCTCATTTGAGTGCTCCTGTTGAAGTGATTAAAGCGATCAGGGAGTACATACAAAACTAA